The Cetobacterium sp. ZOR0034 DNA segment CATTGGATTATAATACAAACTTAGCAAAACAGTTATTTTCAATTAAATCCGAAAAGCCATTAGAAATTATAAGTGAGAATTTGAAGCTAGAGCTTCTATTTAATCCTACTGGAAATTCGAAAATAGATATTTATTTAAAGTATAGAAAATAGAAAGGATGTTCATATGAATAGTTTAGAAAAGAAGATAATATTGACGATATATAAAATAGGACCGACGTTTATATCAAAGTTGGCCAATAGAATTTTAGAGAATCAAAATGATGTGAGAGATACAGTTAAAAAATTAGTTTTAGAAAAAGTTCTTCAAAGAGTGCAAAATGTAATGGTGAAGTATAAAACGAAAGAGAATAATGTTGTAACAAAACATAGAAATCATACCTATTTTGAGCTGACAAAGCTAGGTGAGAAAGTAGCAAAAGAGATACAATTTGATGAGGAGCTAGAGGTGAGAGAAGCTTTTAAAACTTATAATAAAGCTCTTCAAAATAGTTTGGATAACTCTACAGTTTCAGTTGAAAAAAGAGTGTATTGTGTTATAGATTTTCCGTACTCTCAAGAGTCTGCTGTAAAAACAGTTTTAGAAGATAGTTTTGAAATCTTATCAAAAGAGTACGGCTCAACAATAACTCTTCGTGGTGAGATACTAGAGGTTCAAAGAGAACAGTTAGCTAAATTAGAGAATATAGTTATAATATAATCGACTAGGTAAGTAGGAGTATTTATAATTGAATAAACTACATTTAGGAAGTGTAGCATCAAAAGTATAAGTTGATTTTTATATAAAAAGATAGTATACTTTAGTTAACGATAAATAAATAATTGGAGATGTCAAGTTTCCGAGAAAGAGCTTTAAAGTCTAGTCAACTTTTAAAGCTCTTTTTATTTTTTGTAATTAATGCTAAAATATAAGTAAGTGCTAGATTCCAGATTAAAGAAAATTATCCCTAACAGAAAGGGGGTGGAAACTTTGACTAAGTTATTTATTATCGTGATTTTCTTTATGCTGACTAAATTAGCATACTAGAAATTAAAATAGGATATAGCACTTAGTAAAGAACTGACTATTCTTTACGATTAGAGAGAAGAGAAATTTTCTCTCTTTTTTCTATTCTGTACTTTTTTTAGTTATTTTGAAAATAACTCTAAAATGGGGTAAGGAAAATAAACCGTCTTATGAACTACCACCGCCCTCTATTAGGAGTTTTCACATTCATATTGACAAAGATGTTTGTAGTGAAAAAAGACTAAAAAAAGCTCTAGGGATTTTGATATCCCTAGAGCTTTTTCTTAAAATATACTATTTAAAAGATATCGTTTAATCTATAGTTAATAAGATCTATTTTAGCCCCCGCAATAAATCTATTTAAATCTTCTAGATGAGATAGTAAACTATCTTTACTAGGTCCACCTAAGGACTTTCTTTTTTCAACACACGTTTTAATAGCTATAGTTTCATATATATCCCCGCTAAAAATATATGAAAACTCTTTATACTTCTCTAGAGAAAGAGTCTCTAGATTTAAGTTGTTTTCAATACAGTAACTCACAATTGCCCCAGTTATTTTGTAAGCCTCTCTAAAACTCATTCCTCTCACTGTCAGATAGTCAGCAACGTCAGTCG contains these protein-coding regions:
- a CDS encoding DUF2250 domain-containing protein — translated: MNSLEKKIILTIYKIGPTFISKLANRILENQNDVRDTVKKLVLEKVLQRVQNVMVKYKTKENNVVTKHRNHTYFELTKLGEKVAKEIQFDEELEVREAFKTYNKALQNSLDNSTVSVEKRVYCVIDFPYSQESAVKTVLEDSFEILSKEYGSTITLRGEILEVQREQLAKLENIVII